A genomic segment from Chrysemys picta bellii isolate R12L10 chromosome 11, ASM1138683v2, whole genome shotgun sequence encodes:
- the LOC135974306 gene encoding uncharacterized protein LOC135974306 translates to MRRNYSEESPKLITYGYESPKLITYPHLMHLLAKDFSVPEIKANVVEIAKYFHNNHFAAAALKKVGGTKLTLPQDVRWNSVVDCFEHYIKNWPNLMTVCEQNREKIDGTVTAKVLNIGLKRNVEHMLSTLKPISVALNKMQGNSCFIADAVEIWKELSEILKREIYNDRVKLQALKKQMGQALSPAHFLANILNTRYQGQTLTAEEEESAMTWTSSNHPSMMPTTINFRTKGEPFKKYMLADDVLKKVTPVNWWKSLKHLDSETVEVIISLLTAIASSAGEE, encoded by the coding sequence atgagaagaaattattctgaagagagtcccaagctaataacatatggttatgagagtcccaagctaataacatatcctcatttgatgcaccttctagccaaagacttcagtgttccagaaataaaggctaatgttgttgaaattgcaaaatacttccataacaaccactttgcagcagctgctctgaaaaaagtgggaggaaccaagctaactctcccacaagacgtgcgatggaactcagtagtggactgttttgagcactatatcaagaactggcctaatctgatgacagtttgtgaacaaaatcgtgaaaaaatagatggcaccgtcacagccaaagttctcaacattgggcttaagagaaatgttgaacacatgctgagtaccctgaagcctatttctgtagccttgaacaaaatgcagggaaatagctgttttattgccgatgctgttgaaatttggaaagaactgagtgagatcttaaaaagagaaatatacaatgacagagttaaattacaagcattaaaaaaacaaatgggacaagcattatctccagctcattttcttgcaaatattctcaatactcggtaccaggggcaaaccttaactgctgaagaagaggagtcggctatgacatggacatccagcaatcatccctccatgaTGCCAACTACAATAAACTTCAGaactaagggtgaaccattcaagaaatatatgttagctgatgatgttttaaagaaagtcacaccagtgaactggtggaagtcacttaagcacttggattcagagactgttgaagtgataatctcacttttaacagcaatagcttcttctgctggtgaagaatag